A part of Sander vitreus isolate 19-12246 chromosome 8, sanVit1, whole genome shotgun sequence genomic DNA contains:
- the tspan18b gene encoding tetraspanin-18B — protein MGQGEASARGTTMEGDCLSCIKYLMFVFNFLIFLGGSFLLGVGVWVLVDPTGFREIVAANPLLFTGVYIILGMGGMLFLLGFLGCCGAIRENKCLLLFFFMLILLIFLAELAAAILAFIFREHLTREYFTKELKRHYQGYNNTDVFTSTWNAIMTTFDCCGVNSPEDFKDSRFRLINQNHMVPEACCQRASQTGELAYIGQEQCLTGNMMFRNNKGCYSAVVDYFELYIYVAGALAIVVLTIELFAMVFAMCLFRGIQ, from the exons gggCAGGGAGAGGCTTCAGCACGGGGGACAACCATGGAGGGGGACTGTCTAAGCTGCATCAAGTACCTCATGTTTGTCTTCAATTTCCTCATCTTT CTGGGGGGCTCTTTCCTCCTGGGAGTGGGAGTGTGGGTACTGGTGGACCCCACAGGATTCAGGGAAATTGTAGCAGCCAACCCCCTGCTATTCACTGGTGTCTACATCATCCTGGGCATGGGAGGCATGCTCTTCCTTTTGGGCTTCCTTGGCTGCTGTGGAGCCATCCGCGAAAACAAGTGTCTGCTCCTCTTT TTCTTCATGctcatcctcctcatcttctTAGCAGAGCTGGCTGCTGCCATCCTGGCCTTCATATTTCGGGAACAT CTGACCAGAGAGTACTTCACCAAGGAGCTAAAGAGACACTATCAGGGCTACAACAACACTGATGTCTTCACCTCCACGTGGAATGCTATCATGACTACA TTTGACTGCTGTGGAGTGAACAGCCCAGAGGACTTTAAGGACAGCCGGTTCCGGCTGATCAACCAAAATCATATGGTGCCAGAAGCCTGCTGCCAGCGTGCCAGTCAGACCGGGGAGTTGGCCTATATCGGCCAGGAGCAGTGCTTAACAGGCAATATGATGTTCCGCAATAACAAG GGCTGTTACTCTGCAGTAGTTGACTACTTTGAACTGTACATCTATGTGGCTGGAGCGCTGGCCATTGTGGTGCTGACCATTGAG CTCTTTGCCATGGTATTTGCAATGTGTCTCTTTAGGGGAATCCAATAG